One Spea bombifrons isolate aSpeBom1 chromosome 1, aSpeBom1.2.pri, whole genome shotgun sequence DNA window includes the following coding sequences:
- the CREB3 gene encoding cyclic AMP-responsive element-binding protein 3, translating to MFSQSARGLQACPERGRSRGAGWENLRTSSPGIPRGGGFQVTSFVLCWNLKQEAEETQSRRCNPWNGDISQVSSGAEMSLLAGFGDAEESDLLDFLLDERLHSGGLAGDMDVMAPEWGPLEPESDAAVEDFLSELLGCSPPASDSGISEGHLDPSPSAHWEPFSPGSPCPVQTDHNYSLVQSVGDELQSVRADTCDGDVLIDLDVCGLDAELRPSDPICLSMEDEAEEDSPCLTQQDLLLTDEETRLLSKEGVTLPQHLPLTKTEERALKRVRRKIRNKRSAQESRKKKKEYIDGLENRVTVCTAHNQELQKKVQQLQKQNMSLLQQLRNLQSLLTRTGAKTTASSTCVMVLALSFCLILFPSLYPFGARVGQHNLRGVLSRQLREIRPDASPPTLPGPAPLQGVIELPEKPAEDPFLDLHVDDLHLDADLQRAQNDTPEIRGVATAEATAAINSNSSSDLPRQSAPAPEGKPDPAPPRFVDTPDPPHVLRDKPEWLESPRSVIISPHLSDEM from the exons ATGTTCAGCCAGTCAGCGCGAGGTCTCCAGGCGTGTCCTGAACGTGGCAGGTCGCGCGGTGCAGGATGGGAGAACCTCCGGACTTCATCTCCCGGCATCCCGCGCGGTGGGGGTTTTCAGGTGACGTCATTTGTGTTGTGTTGGAACCTGAAGCAGGAAGCGGAGGAAACTCAGAGCCGCCGGTGTAACCCCTGGAACGGCGATATATCCCAGGTATCGTCCGGTGCCGAG ATGTCTCTCCTGGCCGGGTTTGGTGATGCCGAGGAGTCCGACCTTCTCGATTTCCTTCTGGATGAGAGGCTTCACAGCGGCGGCCTCGCTGGAGACATGGATGTGATGGCCCCTGAGTGGGGCCCCCTGGAGCCCGAG AGCGATGCGGCTGTGGAGGACTTTCTGAGTGAGCTCCTGGGCTGCTCGCCCCCCGCCAGCGACAGCGGGATCTCCGAGGGCCACCTGGATCCGTCACCTTCTGCCCACTGGGAGCCCTTCTCCCCCGGCAGCCCGTGCCCTGTACAGACTGATCACAACTACTCGCTGGTGCAGAGCGTCGGGGATGAGCTGCAGAGCGTGCGGGCCGACACCTGCGACGGAGACGTGCTCATCGACTTGG ACGTCTGTGGGCTGGACGCGGAGCTGAGGCCGTCGGATCCGATCTGTCTGAGTATGGAGGACGAGGCCGAGGAAGACTCCCCGTGCCTGACGCAGCAG GATCTCCTTCTTACTGACGAAGAGACACGTTTGCTTTCCAAAGAAGGCGTCACTTTACCCCAGCATCTGCCCCTCACCAAG ACGGAGGAGCGAGCTCTGAAGCGCGTGCGCAGGAAAATCCGCAATAAGCGTTCAGCGCAGGAAagcaggaagaagaaaaaggagtACATCGATGGCTTGGAGAACAG GGTCACTGTCTGCACTGCGCATAACCAGGAGCTGCAGAAGAAGGTGCAGCAGCTGCAGAAACAGAACAT GTCTTTACTACAACAGTTGAGGAATCTTCAGTCTCTGCTGACACGGACCGGCGCCAAGACTACTGCATCCAGCACCTGTGTCATG GTCCTGGCGCTGTCTTTCTGTCTCATTCTCTTTCCCAGCTTGTATCCGTTTGGGGCACGCGTGGGACAGCACAACCTGCGCGGAG TCCTTTCCCGTCAGTTACGTGAGATTCGGCCGGACGCTTCTCCCCCGACGCTCCCGGGTCCTGCCCCGCTCCAGGGTGTGATCGAGCTCCCGGAGAAACCCGCCGAGGATCCCTTCCTGGATCTACATGTAGACGACCTGCACCTGGATGCGGATCTGCAGCGAGCTCAGAACGACACCCCGGAGATACGCGGCGTGGCCACGGCCGAAGCCACGGCGGCCATCAACAGCAACTCCTCCTCCGACCTTCCACGGCAGAGCGCCCCCGCACCAGAGGGCAAACCCGATCCTGCCCCTCCTCGCTTCGTAGATACCCCGGATCCTCCGCACGTGCTGCGAGACAAACCAGAATGGCTGGAAAGCCCACGGAGCGTCATTATCAGCCCGCACCTCTCTGACGAGATGTAA